A portion of the Carya illinoinensis cultivar Pawnee chromosome 11, C.illinoinensisPawnee_v1, whole genome shotgun sequence genome contains these proteins:
- the LOC122280421 gene encoding myb family transcription factor IPN2 isoform X1, whose amino-acid sequence MFQHKKPSTMNSHDRSMCVQGDSGLVLTTDPKPRLRWTVELHERFVDAVNQLGGPDKATPKTIMRVMGVKGLTLYHLKSHLQKFRLGKQPHKEFNDHSIKDASSLELQRNTASSSNIMARSMNDNSHMVDAIRMQMEVQRRLHEQLEVQRHLQLRIEAQGKYMQSILEKACQTLAGESMASGSYKANIGSQGLPDMGVMKDFGSPLNFPSFQDLNIFGGDQLDLQHNMERPQLDGFMQNNDNICLGKKRTSPYSGSGKSPLIWSDDLRLQDLGTAPSCLGPQDHDPFKSADQIQLSRPSMDRSGADIDSISDIYETKPALQGGGDSMGEKKFEASVKLEKPSPRRAPLPTERMNPMINAGAMPQGRNSPFG is encoded by the exons atgTTCCAGCACAAGAAGCCCTCAACTATGAATTCCCATGACAGATCCATGTGTGTTCAAGGTGACTCTGGTCTTGTCCTCACCACAGACCCTAAGCCCCGCCTCCGGTGGACTGTCGAGCTCCATGAACGATTCGTTGATGCCGTTAATCAGCTTGGAGGGCCAGACA AGGCAACACCCAAAACCATCATGAGAGTTATGGGTGTGAAAGGTCTGACCCTTTACCACCTCAAGAGCCACCTTCAG AAATTCAGGCTTGGGAAGCAACCCCATAAGGAATTCAATGATCACTCGATTAAGGATG CTTCATCTTTAGAACTTCAACGAAATACTGCATCTTCATCCAACATAATGGCCCGCAGTATGAATGA TAACTCACACATGGTTGATGCGATTAGGATGCAAATGGAGGTGCAAAGAAGACTGCATGAACAATTAGAG GTGCAAAGACATCTTCAGCTGAGGATTGAGGCCCAAGGAAAATATATGCAAAGTATATTGGAAAAGGCTTGTCAAACCCTTGCTGGTGAAAGCATGGCATCTGGAAGCTACAAGGCTAATATTGGAAGTCAAGGTCTCCCTGACATGGGTGTAATGAAAGACTTTGGTTCTCCTCTCAACTTTCCATCATTTCAAGACCTTAATATATTTGGAGGTGACCAACTTGACCTTCAGCATAACATGGAAAGGCCACAACTTGATGGATTCATGCAAAACAACGATAATATTTGTCTTGGAAAAAAAAGGACTAGCCCTTATAGTGGCAGTGGAAAGAGCCCCTTAATCTGGTCCGACGATCTCCGGCTGCAAGACTTGGGAACGGCTCCATCTTGTCTTGGGCCTCAAGATCATGATCCTTTCAAAAGTGCAGACCAAATTCAGTTGTCACGGCCATCCATGGATAGATCAGGCGCGGACATCGATTCCATATCagatatttatgaaacaaaGCCTGCACTCCAGGGTGGTGGTGATTCTATGGGGGAAAAGAAATTCGAAGCATCTGTAAAGCTAGAAAAGCCATCTCCACGAAGAGCACCACTTCCCACGGAAAGGATGAACCCTATGATCAATGCCGGTGCCATGCCTCAAGGAAGAAATTCACCATTTGGGTGA
- the LOC122280421 gene encoding myb family transcription factor IPN2 isoform X2, whose translation MFQHKKPSTMNSHDRSMCVQGDSGLVLTTDPKPRLRWTVELHERFVDAVNQLGGPDKATPKTIMRVMGVKGLTLYHLKSHLQKFRLGKQPHKEFNDHSIKDASSLELQRNTASSSNIMARSMNEMQMEVQRRLHEQLEVQRHLQLRIEAQGKYMQSILEKACQTLAGESMASGSYKANIGSQGLPDMGVMKDFGSPLNFPSFQDLNIFGGDQLDLQHNMERPQLDGFMQNNDNICLGKKRTSPYSGSGKSPLIWSDDLRLQDLGTAPSCLGPQDHDPFKSADQIQLSRPSMDRSGADIDSISDIYETKPALQGGGDSMGEKKFEASVKLEKPSPRRAPLPTERMNPMINAGAMPQGRNSPFG comes from the exons atgTTCCAGCACAAGAAGCCCTCAACTATGAATTCCCATGACAGATCCATGTGTGTTCAAGGTGACTCTGGTCTTGTCCTCACCACAGACCCTAAGCCCCGCCTCCGGTGGACTGTCGAGCTCCATGAACGATTCGTTGATGCCGTTAATCAGCTTGGAGGGCCAGACA AGGCAACACCCAAAACCATCATGAGAGTTATGGGTGTGAAAGGTCTGACCCTTTACCACCTCAAGAGCCACCTTCAG AAATTCAGGCTTGGGAAGCAACCCCATAAGGAATTCAATGATCACTCGATTAAGGATG CTTCATCTTTAGAACTTCAACGAAATACTGCATCTTCATCCAACATAATGGCCCGCAGTATGAATGA GATGCAAATGGAGGTGCAAAGAAGACTGCATGAACAATTAGAG GTGCAAAGACATCTTCAGCTGAGGATTGAGGCCCAAGGAAAATATATGCAAAGTATATTGGAAAAGGCTTGTCAAACCCTTGCTGGTGAAAGCATGGCATCTGGAAGCTACAAGGCTAATATTGGAAGTCAAGGTCTCCCTGACATGGGTGTAATGAAAGACTTTGGTTCTCCTCTCAACTTTCCATCATTTCAAGACCTTAATATATTTGGAGGTGACCAACTTGACCTTCAGCATAACATGGAAAGGCCACAACTTGATGGATTCATGCAAAACAACGATAATATTTGTCTTGGAAAAAAAAGGACTAGCCCTTATAGTGGCAGTGGAAAGAGCCCCTTAATCTGGTCCGACGATCTCCGGCTGCAAGACTTGGGAACGGCTCCATCTTGTCTTGGGCCTCAAGATCATGATCCTTTCAAAAGTGCAGACCAAATTCAGTTGTCACGGCCATCCATGGATAGATCAGGCGCGGACATCGATTCCATATCagatatttatgaaacaaaGCCTGCACTCCAGGGTGGTGGTGATTCTATGGGGGAAAAGAAATTCGAAGCATCTGTAAAGCTAGAAAAGCCATCTCCACGAAGAGCACCACTTCCCACGGAAAGGATGAACCCTATGATCAATGCCGGTGCCATGCCTCAAGGAAGAAATTCACCATTTGGGTGA